Proteins found in one Aneurinibacillus uraniidurans genomic segment:
- the pheT gene encoding phenylalanine--tRNA ligase subunit beta, giving the protein MKVSYNWLAQYIDLSGMTPEELAEKLTRSGVEVDAVESLNKGVSGVVVGYVVSKEKHPDADKLNVCQVDTGVGELQQIVCGAKNVDAGQKVPVAVPGAKLPGGLKIKKAKLRGVESNGMICSAKELGMNDKLLPKEIQEGIYVLPADLEVGQPIESVLGLDDTVLELGLTPNRSDCLSMIGVAYEVGAILGREVKLPENAAPEAGAAIEGKVSIEIAAKDACHRYMARLISGVTRGLSPLWMQQRLMAAGVRPINLIVDITNYVMLEVGQPLHAFDYTKVEGGRIVVRMAQPGEKMVTLDDAERTLDEEMLLITDGVKPIAIAGVMGGANSEVGDETQTILLESAHFAGSSIRKTSRKLGLRSEASLRFEKEVDPQAVERALNRAAALMAELAGGTVAQGVADCAVSVLEEKVVTLRLARLNGLLGTALAMDEVTAIFDRLQFAYAVDGENLNVTVPTRRQDITREVDLIEEVARLYGYDHIPTTLPYGDNTQGSLSGEQLLRRTIRQTLNGMGLDEVSTYSFTNPSVVNDFATIYRATNPIPLAMPMSEERSVLRTNMLPHLLETAAYNLNRKQADLALFETGNVFLTDEAKLTTLPEEKLTLAGLLTGNWSGAHWSNKPEPVDFYLVKGLLDTLFSRLGITDVQYEAAADATGMHPGRTAYVRINGQKAGYVGQVHPAVQQKYDVNETYVFQLSGEVLMQAATVHPGMIALPKYPSTSRDIAVVVDRGVTAGELRDVIEQSGGQLLQSVRIFDVYVDDRLGENKKSVALSCTYLDPEKTLTDEEVQSAHTKVVEALAAKCGAELRM; this is encoded by the coding sequence ATGAAAGTTTCATATAACTGGTTAGCTCAATATATCGATCTCTCCGGTATGACACCGGAGGAACTGGCAGAGAAACTGACGCGCAGCGGCGTGGAAGTCGATGCGGTGGAATCGCTGAACAAAGGTGTAAGTGGCGTTGTAGTTGGCTACGTCGTATCCAAAGAGAAGCATCCAGATGCGGATAAACTGAACGTATGTCAAGTAGACACAGGCGTAGGTGAATTGCAGCAAATCGTCTGTGGTGCAAAAAATGTCGATGCTGGACAAAAAGTACCGGTCGCTGTTCCAGGCGCAAAACTGCCAGGCGGCTTAAAAATTAAAAAAGCCAAACTGCGTGGCGTGGAATCAAACGGCATGATCTGTTCAGCCAAAGAACTTGGTATGAATGATAAGCTTCTGCCGAAAGAAATTCAGGAAGGCATCTACGTGCTTCCAGCTGATCTGGAAGTAGGCCAGCCAATTGAATCAGTACTCGGTCTGGATGACACTGTCCTTGAGCTCGGCCTGACTCCAAACCGTTCTGACTGTCTGAGCATGATCGGGGTAGCGTATGAAGTGGGTGCGATCCTTGGTCGTGAGGTGAAGCTGCCGGAAAATGCGGCACCGGAAGCTGGTGCAGCAATCGAAGGCAAGGTTAGCATTGAGATTGCAGCGAAAGATGCATGCCATCGCTACATGGCACGTCTCATCAGTGGTGTTACGCGTGGCTTATCCCCACTGTGGATGCAGCAGCGTCTAATGGCAGCAGGTGTGCGCCCGATTAATTTGATCGTTGACATTACAAACTATGTGATGCTTGAAGTCGGTCAGCCGCTGCACGCATTCGACTATACAAAAGTCGAAGGTGGACGCATTGTCGTACGCATGGCGCAGCCAGGCGAGAAAATGGTCACGCTCGATGATGCAGAGCGCACGTTGGATGAGGAGATGCTGCTTATCACAGACGGCGTGAAGCCGATTGCGATTGCCGGTGTCATGGGTGGAGCAAACTCTGAAGTAGGCGATGAAACGCAGACAATCTTGCTTGAATCGGCACATTTCGCAGGTTCATCGATCCGTAAAACATCACGCAAGCTCGGTCTTCGTTCAGAAGCAAGCCTGCGTTTTGAGAAAGAGGTTGATCCGCAAGCAGTGGAACGTGCTCTAAATCGAGCAGCGGCCCTCATGGCTGAGCTGGCGGGTGGTACGGTGGCACAGGGTGTAGCAGACTGTGCAGTTTCCGTACTGGAAGAGAAGGTAGTAACCCTTCGTCTTGCTCGCCTGAATGGCCTGCTTGGCACAGCGCTTGCGATGGATGAAGTTACGGCGATTTTTGATCGCCTTCAGTTTGCGTATGCGGTGGACGGAGAGAATCTGAATGTTACGGTTCCGACACGTCGCCAGGATATTACACGGGAAGTAGATTTGATTGAGGAAGTAGCGCGTCTGTACGGCTACGATCATATTCCGACGACACTGCCATATGGCGATAATACACAGGGATCACTTTCAGGTGAGCAGCTGCTTCGCCGTACCATTCGTCAGACGTTAAATGGTATGGGGCTTGATGAAGTAAGCACGTATTCGTTTACGAACCCGAGTGTCGTAAATGATTTCGCGACGATTTACCGCGCCACGAATCCGATTCCGCTTGCGATGCCAATGAGCGAGGAGCGGAGTGTGCTGAGAACGAATATGCTGCCGCACCTGCTGGAAACAGCGGCGTACAATCTGAATCGGAAACAGGCGGATCTGGCACTGTTCGAGACAGGTAATGTATTCCTGACAGACGAAGCGAAGTTGACTACCTTACCGGAAGAGAAGCTGACACTTGCAGGTTTGCTGACTGGCAATTGGAGCGGGGCGCATTGGTCTAATAAACCAGAACCGGTTGATTTTTATCTGGTGAAAGGGCTGCTGGATACGTTGTTTAGTCGTCTGGGGATTACAGATGTGCAGTATGAAGCGGCGGCTGATGCGACGGGCATGCATCCAGGTCGGACGGCATATGTGCGCATTAATGGGCAAAAAGCAGGCTATGTCGGACAGGTACATCCAGCTGTACAACAAAAGTACGATGTAAATGAAACGTATGTATTCCAGCTGAGTGGAGAGGTGCTCATGCAGGCGGCTACGGTTCATCCAGGAATGATTGCACTGCCGAAGTATCCGTCGACAAGCCGTGATATTGCCGTTGTGGTAGATCGTGGTGTGACAGCAGGCGAATTGCGAGATGTAATTGAACAATCTGGCGGTCAACTCCTGCAATCTGTTCGTATTTTTGATGTGTATGTAGATGATCGTCTTGGTGAAAACAAGAAAAGTGTGGCGCTCTCCTGCACGTATCTTGATCCAGAGAAGACGCTCACTGATGAAGAAGTGCAGAGCGCTCATACGAAAGTAGTCGAAGCACTTGCTGCTAAGTGTGGGGCTGAATTGCGGATGTAG
- the zapA gene encoding cell division protein ZapA yields MFFLYLYSKETARGGQTVSKEKVVVEIFGQYYTMVGDTSSSHMRMVAGYVDDKMRQISAVNPRLDTNKLAVLAALNMADEYFKLRLEYEELIKLLEKTAAPEETEEDVAGEEPEEEAVEADKE; encoded by the coding sequence ATGTTCTTTCTTTACCTTTATAGTAAGGAAACGGCGCGAGGGGGACAAACGGTGTCTAAAGAGAAAGTGGTAGTAGAAATTTTCGGGCAGTATTACACGATGGTGGGTGATACGAGCTCTTCACATATGCGAATGGTCGCCGGGTATGTGGATGACAAGATGCGGCAAATCTCTGCTGTCAACCCCCGCCTGGATACGAACAAGCTCGCGGTGCTCGCCGCGTTGAATATGGCAGATGAATATTTCAAGTTGCGGCTGGAATATGAAGAGTTGATCAAGCTGCTGGAAAAAACAGCAGCTCCAGAGGAAACGGAAGAAGATGTAGCAGGGGAAGAACCGGAAGAGGAAGCGGTGGAAGCGGACAAGGAGTAA
- a CDS encoding CvpA family protein, with the protein MSILDVIITVMLLLSFWRGWRQGFVMQLTKIVGLILSAVVAFQYHRPVAEQLERWIPLSGMGQSASSFASSPFVQNGLYNIVAFLLLSFVTGLVVRYIGSLLNSVAQLPVLSLINRLAGSVIAFVKTGLVFLLVLAVVSLIPVEGVQHILAGSSFAAYVKQEMPTILDWVKQQFNHPAPHSTNSVL; encoded by the coding sequence ATGAGTATACTTGATGTGATTATTACCGTGATGCTCCTGCTTAGTTTTTGGCGGGGATGGCGTCAGGGGTTTGTGATGCAGCTAACTAAAATCGTGGGTCTCATTCTATCGGCTGTGGTAGCGTTCCAGTATCATCGTCCGGTAGCCGAACAATTGGAGCGGTGGATACCTTTATCCGGTATGGGGCAAAGCGCTTCCTCCTTTGCATCGTCGCCGTTCGTACAGAACGGGCTGTACAATATTGTAGCATTTTTACTGTTGTCTTTTGTAACAGGGCTTGTTGTACGTTACATCGGCAGCTTGCTGAATAGTGTGGCACAGTTACCAGTACTGTCGCTAATTAATCGACTGGCAGGAAGCGTGATTGCATTTGTAAAGACGGGGCTTGTTTTTCTGTTAGTTCTTGCTGTGGTATCGTTAATTCCAGTAGAGGGTGTACAGCATATACTTGCTGGTTCCTCCTTTGCTGCTTATGTGAAGCAGGAGATGCCAACGATACTCGATTGGGTCAAACAGCAGTTCAATCATCCAGCGCCGCATTCAACGAACTCAGTTTTATAA